One Myxococcota bacterium genomic window, ACCGACGGCGCCTCGACCAGGCCCGCGTCTCGACCTCGGCGTTCGTCGTCTACGCCTCGACGTCCACCGACCTCGCCGCACAGGGTCTCGCCTACGAGACCTTCTGCTTCGCGGGGCCGGACCACGAAGACGCCTACCGACGGGGGACCGAGGGCCACCCCAGCTGGATCTCGCTGACCGCCCCGAGCGTGGTCGACCCCGAGATCGCGTCGGCGAACGAGCATCCGCTCGTCCTGACCGCACTGGTCTCGGGGCGAAGTGCCCGCCCCTGGTCCGAACTCAAGGAGACGTTGCAGGACCATCTCCTCGACCTCGCCGAGACGCGCCTGCCCGGCCTGCGCGCCTCGCTCCGCTATGCCGAGGCCGCGACGCCGCGCACGATGGAGCGTTACACGCGCAACACCGACGGTGCGATCTACGGGTTCGACGTCACGCCGAACCAGGTAGGGCCGGGCCGCCTCGACACCCAGACGCCCTTGCCCGGTCTCTTCCTCGCCGGCCACTGGACGCGTCCGGGCGGAGGCGTCGCGGGCGTGGTGCGCTCGGGGCTGCGCGCGGCCGCCCGAGTGCTCGAGCGCAGCGACGAAGCGAGCCTGCTCGAAGCGCCCTGAGTCCTGCCAGCCAGACTCCGCTCTACCCAGACTCCCCGCGGCCCTAGCGCGCCGCGGTGGCGCGGGCGTCGCCTTCGCGCAGCAGGATCTGCTGATTCGCGTCGAGCGCTTCGACGACCTGGCGTTCACCCGAGGGCCAACGCACCTCGAGGCGCTCGATCGTCTCGACGGCGCCGAGGCCGAAATGGAGCACGCGCGACGAGCTCGAGAGGAACCCCGCCCCGGCAGAGACCTGACGCAGCTGGCGGCGCCCGTCGGTCTCGACGACGACTTCGGCCCCGATCGCATCGCGGTTGCTCCGCGTTCCCTCCAGGCGCACCTGGAGCCAGTTTCCGGTCTCGCCCTTGCCCATCAACAGCACCGCGGGCTTGTCGAGATTCTGGATCGCGAGATCGAGCCGCCCGTCGCGATCGAAGTCGGCCACCGCGACCCCGCGTCCATCCTCGATGCGGCCGGCGTGGGTGAGGTGTCCGACCTCTTCGAAGCTGCCATCGCCGCGGTTCCAGTAGAGCGCGTTGCGCTCCCGGCCGTTCAGCGACGCTTCGCCGACGTCGGTGGGATCCCCCTCGCCTCCCCAGGTGTTGGAACGTCGACCGACGTTCTCGATCACGAGGTCCATTCAGAGGTCGTCTTCGAGCGCACCGGTGATGAAGCCGTTGAGGGCGTAGAGATCGAGGTGCCCGTCGTTGTCGAAGTCGAGCCAGACCGTCGCCCAGGACCAGCCGTGGGCGTCGACGCCCTTCTCGCGGGCGATCTCGCGGAAGGTGCCATCGCCCTGGTTCTCGTAGAAGCGGTTGCCGCGGAACCAGGCGCGCACGTATTCGCGGACGTAGGGGCGAAACATCCAGTCGACGAAGCCCGGCACCTTGCGGATCTTGAAGTCGGGCGCCTCGAGCACCCAGCCGGCGTTCGAGGACATCCCGCCGACGAAGAGGTCGAGGTCGCCGTCTCCGTCGTAGTCGCCCCAGTCGGCGCCCATGCTCGCGACCGGCCGATCGAGCCCGACGTCGTCGCTGACCTCGGAGAAGCGCCCCGCGCCGTCGTTCTGATACAGCACGTCGAAGCCGAAGTCGTTGCCGACGAAGAGGTCGACGTCGCCGTCCCCGTCGTAGTCGGCCGCGACCGGCGTCAGCGACCAGCCGCGATTGCCGAGCCCCGCCTCTTCGGTGACGTCGCGAAAGCGCAGCCCGCCCTCGTTGCGATAGAGCTGGTCGGCGTGGGCGTTCTTCGACCAGGGCGGGTTCGGCGCCTCGCGGAACTCGTCCTCGTGGTTCGCGAGGTAGAGGTCCAGGCGGCCGTCGCCATCGAAGTCGGCGACGGTCGCGCTGATGGTCCGCTCGCTGGTCTCGAGACCGGAGTCGGTCACGGCGCGGAAGCCCTCCGCACTGCCGCGCAGGAGCAGGGGCTGGCCGAACTCGGCCCCGACGAAGAGATCGACGTAGCCGTCGTTGTCGAAGTCCGCCGGCACCACGACGTTCCAGATGCGTGAGCCGTTGGAGGGAAGCGCCTTCCCGAGGCCCAGGTCTTCGGACGCGTAGCGGAAGCGCCCTTCCTCGTTCGCGTAGACCTCGATGCGTTCTCCGGTGGCGAGGATCAGATCGTCCCAGCCGTCACCGTCGAGATCCGTGGCCGCGATCCCCGAACCATAGACGTAGCGGCGCGGCTGCCCCTGGAGGTCGCGCTTGTCCTTCCCCTCGTGGCGAAACCACAGACCGCGCAGCGGCGTTTCGTCGAAGAAGTGGGCGCTGGGCGCCGGGACGACGACGTAGGGATCGGAGAGATCCCGAGCGATCCGCCAGCCGTCGGGCCCCCGAGCGAGCTCGAAGCGCTTCTCCTGGCGCACGCTCCGGGGCTTGCCGTCGGCGTCGACGCCTTCGACCCGCAGGCGCACGCGGGCGGTCACGGGCTGGGCTTCGAGGTCGACGGACTCGATGTAGCCGTTGCCCCGCTCGATCTGCCCGAAGGTCGCGAGCAGCGCGAGACTCGGGGCGGCCGCCTCGGCGTCGGTGAAGCTGGCTTGCAGCTCCGCCGGGTCCATCGTCTCGTAGCTCTCGGGGTAGGTGTGGTGCAGCAGCGCGTGGATCGGATCGATCACCTCGCTGCGGGTGTCGGCCCAGTGGCCGGGAGTGGCACAGGCGACCCCGATCGAGAGCAGGGGCAGGAGCAACCAGATGCGACGCACGGCGCGGAAGGTACCACCCCCACCGTCGGAGGGGATCGGGTTTCGCCCTCGGGGTGTGGCTGATACGCTGCGCACGTGCCAGCCGCCGCGCGCGCGCCGGTTGGAGATGGCCCGGGTGATGGGCCCGGGCCGAGCCCTTCGACCACCGACCCCACCGAGTG contains:
- a CDS encoding CRTAC1 family protein encodes the protein MDLVIENVGRRSNTWGGEGDPTDVGEASLNGRERNALYWNRGDGSFEEVGHLTHAGRIEDGRGVAVADFDRDGRLDLAIQNLDKPAVLLMGKGETGNWLQVRLEGTRSNRDAIGAEVVVETDGRRQLRQVSAGAGFLSSSSRVLHFGLGAVETIERLEVRWPSGERQVVEALDANQQILLREGDARATAAR
- a CDS encoding VCBS repeat-containing protein, translated to MRRIWLLLPLLSIGVACATPGHWADTRSEVIDPIHALLHHTYPESYETMDPAELQASFTDAEAAAPSLALLATFGQIERGNGYIESVDLEAQPVTARVRLRVEGVDADGKPRSVRQEKRFELARGPDGWRIARDLSDPYVVVPAPSAHFFDETPLRGLWFRHEGKDKRDLQGQPRRYVYGSGIAATDLDGDGWDDLILATGERIEVYANEEGRFRYASEDLGLGKALPSNGSRIWNVVVPADFDNDGYVDLFVGAEFGQPLLLRGSAEGFRAVTDSGLETSERTISATVADFDGDGRLDLYLANHEDEFREAPNPPWSKNAHADQLYRNEGGLRFRDVTEEAGLGNRGWSLTPVAADYDGDGDVDLFVGNDFGFDVLYQNDGAGRFSEVSDDVGLDRPVASMGADWGDYDGDGDLDLFVGGMSSNAGWVLEAPDFKIRKVPGFVDWMFRPYVREYVRAWFRGNRFYENQGDGTFREIAREKGVDAHGWSWATVWLDFDNDGHLDLYALNGFITGALEDDL